The DNA sequence ACAGTCCCTCGAAGAAACAGAAGCAGGCATCCGCCGGTCATATGCCCAATTTTGGCTGAGGGAAGATATCCGCCTCCATATATACCGCAAAGAAGACGGCCAATTCATCGGATCGACCGGGCTGCACCGCATCGACTGGGAGGCCCGCAGGTTTGAAATCGGCTATTGGTGCGATTCGCGCCATCATAAGAAAGGTTATATCTCAGAAGCGGTCGAAGCTCTTATTGAGTTTACATTCAGCAGCCTGTCTGCCAACAGAATTGAGATCCGGTGCGATCCGGAGAACACAGCCAGCAGAAAAATCCCCGAGAGGCTCGGCTTTACGCTGGAAGCTACCTTAAGAAAAAATACCCTCTGCGCCAGCGGTGATGTGCTGCGGGACACTTGTATTTTTGCAAAGTTAAAAGAATAGAAAAAACCGGATCCGCTCTCTGGATCCGGTTTTTCGTTAGATATTTACAGTTATAGCCCGGCTCCTGTGTTCGTCCCCTTCAGCTGCTATTCCTGCTCAACTTTTCCGTACTTCCCTCCGCCGCCTGCTTTCAAGCTAAGCCGGCCGCTCCTCGCTTTGACGATCAGCCTAGCAAGCTTATCTGGAATGACCTCTTCCAGTGCCTCCTTCGGCACTCTGTGGAGTATGTCCATTTCAGTCCCAAAATGGTCCAGCAGCCTTTCCAGTATCTTTGGGCCGAGGCCGGGAATGAATTCGAGCGGCACTTGATGGACATATGGCGGCCTGTCTGCCGGTGCACTCCCAGCTGTCTTAAGCTCCATAATCCGATCGGCCACTCCCTTCACCTGCTTTATGCTTCCGCACTTCCGGCAGCCATTATGACCGGAAGCGAGGGGGGAATGGCAGTCCAGACAAACTGTCTGATGATATTTCCCCAGCTGCGGGTCCAGTCCGTAATTGGCGGAAATCCTTCTCCCTCCCTCTCTTTTCAAGGCTAAATGAAACTCATTGAATGAAGGCCCGGCCATTTCAATCTGCTGATATTCCCTGGCTATTTTTCCGAGAGAGTGAGCATCTGAATTTGTAAGGAAAGGGTACTGGTGCAGCTCATGAATCATATCAGCCATTTCTGTATCCGAACTCAGGCCCAGCTCGATCCCATCGATAAGATCTTTATCGAAGACCTCTTCAAGCGACCGGTCGACACCTTTTCCATACATGCTCTTGAAAGGCGTAAAGACATGGGCCGGAATGAATAATCCGCCAAACGCTTTTACCTGTGACTGCAGCTCTTTTCCTGATGCATAGATACGCTGTGAGCTTAAATGGATATTTTTAAGGCGGCCTTTCAGCCACAAAGAGAATTCCTTCATCACATCAAGGTTTGGAAAATAGCAGAGAACGTGGATGGGGCCCTTGCAGCTTTCATCATAGATTTCAAGCTCTGATCCTGGAATGATTGCGAGGCCGCCGTACAGCAGACCTCCTTCAGGCGATTGCACAAGCTCGCCCGTGGCCATAAGTTCTTCCATCTCGTCAATTACCTCTGGTGAATGACAGTCAATAATCCCGATCATATCCAGGCCTTTACTGTCCCTTGCATGCTCGATGATATTGGAAAACACAAGTGATCTGGCCCCCGTTATTTTAACGGCGCGCCCTGACTTTGTCCGGCCGATATGGATGTGCATATCGGCATAATAAGTTTGAAGCATCATCTGTTCTTCAGCTGTTCGATCTGGAGATACTGGACAGCATAGACTGTTTTGGCATCATGGATTTTTTGCTCTTCTATATAAGCCTGCG is a window from the Bacillus infantis NRRL B-14911 genome containing:
- a CDS encoding GNAT family N-acetyltransferase, with amino-acid sequence MNPILIDFPEIIAETERLYIRPCLPGDGKDVYDAVIASKDELKKWLPFAAKEQSLEETEAGIRRSYAQFWLREDIRLHIYRKEDGQFIGSTGLHRIDWEARRFEIGYWCDSRHHKKGYISEAVEALIEFTFSSLSANRIEIRCDPENTASRKIPERLGFTLEATLRKNTLCASGDVLRDTCIFAKLKE
- a CDS encoding endonuclease Q family protein codes for the protein MMLQTYYADMHIHIGRTKSGRAVKITGARSLVFSNIIEHARDSKGLDMIGIIDCHSPEVIDEMEELMATGELVQSPEGGLLYGGLAIIPGSELEIYDESCKGPIHVLCYFPNLDVMKEFSLWLKGRLKNIHLSSQRIYASGKELQSQVKAFGGLFIPAHVFTPFKSMYGKGVDRSLEEVFDKDLIDGIELGLSSDTEMADMIHELHQYPFLTNSDAHSLGKIAREYQQIEMAGPSFNEFHLALKREGGRRISANYGLDPQLGKYHQTVCLDCHSPLASGHNGCRKCGSIKQVKGVADRIMELKTAGSAPADRPPYVHQVPLEFIPGLGPKILERLLDHFGTEMDILHRVPKEALEEVIPDKLARLIVKARSGRLSLKAGGGGKYGKVEQE